The Kiritimatiellia bacterium sequence AAAAGTTATCGATCTGGGCGAGGTCCTTTATCGCTGCGCCGGAATTTTTTTAGACTGCATTTTTATGTTGCGGAATTCTTATGAATCATATATATGATTCAATATGAATGCAAACATAAAAGCCATGGAAGACCGTATCGCTCGGATTAAACAGGAACTGCTGCGGATCGGGACCATGCGTCCGGGATCGCTAACCAGACAAAAACGCAGTCCGAAATATAAAGGCCGGTATTACCAACTCAGTTACACGCATAAAATGCGGGGTTACACAGAATACCCGCGCGCCGAATTTGTGCCGGATATGCGCCGCCAGATCGCAGAATACAAAAAGTTCAAAAAACTGATCGGCGAGTGGATTTCGCTTGCAATCGCACGTTCAAAGTTGACAATAACTCTCGCCAAGCATTCGGCGCTCTCCCGCCCGAAAACTCGGCACTCTTGAGAATAAAAAATAGTGGAATAATATGGAAATCAGAATTACGCGGGCGCATAGAGTTTTTTCAGACGGAAGACATAATGCTTTTACAAGCATAAATCGTTTAAGTCAAAATACTTATATTGCTTTTCGTTCCGCATCCTCACATGTGTCATATGATGGACAAATAGTTCTGATAGGCTCGTCGGATCTAAATTCATGGCACGAGGTTGCGAGATTTGCTGATGCCAAATACGATTGCCGCGATCCGAAACTCGTTTTGTTTCAAAACCGGATGTTGCTTTATTTCGGGGCCAGGCCTCAAAACGGATTGATAGAACCGCGCGGACGCGTGTTTTCGGATAATAACAATGAAACTTCTTTTGTTCTGCAAGGAATTCCGGTTGGCAGTTGGTTATGGTCGGTAGCATCTTGGCGTGGCGAACTATATGGTTGTGCTTATGCGCGCGGCGCGATAAGTTTATACACCAGCAGTGACGGCTTGCACTGGCGGAAATTATTGGACTTTTCTATTCCTGGAAACGAAACGGCAATTGATTTCGGCGATGATGATACTTTATGGGCGTTGGTGCGGAATGACGCGGGGGGGTGTATTCCGTCAGTATGTCAACTGAAACCGCCATATCGTGAAATTTCATCAATATTGCGTTTGCCTATAAGATTGCAGGGGCCGATGATGAAAAGGCTTCCGGGTGGATGTGTCATAGTTTGCCGGCGCTGGAACATGCCTGGGAGGCGTAATCTGCGTACTGATATGTTTTGGCTCAAAGATGACCATGAGATTCAATATGGCGGCACATTTCCAAGCGGGGGTGATACATCCTACGCAAGCTGGCTGGACGTGGAACCCGGCAAGGCGGTTATGTCGTATTATTTGGCTCATGAACATAAAATGGATCAACCCTGTGGTCAGGATCATGCGGAGGACAAAGCTTGGGCCGAACATACCAGTCCGGCAGATATATTCTTGGCGGATATTTCTTATGCGGATGCCGTTTAGGAAACATTTTAACTACTGGTAGGCCAAGAGATCCCCGCCTTCTGGGCGAGGGGTGAATTGCAATGATAGGGGGTTAAGGGGGACAAAGTCCCCCATCAAGAATTTATTGGTTGCGGGGGAGGGATATGGTAAAAATGAAACATGGCATGGAAAAGAGCAAGGCTGTGTTACCCCCAGGGGTAACACAGCCTTCGCCCGACAATAGACTTGAATAAAATAGATTGAATTAAACGCAGGGTTGGCTATAATTCTTTCCGTAAAAAGATACGGAGGTTTTGAGCCATGAAAAAGTCCTTTCTTTCATTGTTTTGTTGCATCGGTTTTGCCGGTTCTGTTTTTGCCCAGAGCCCGTTGCCGGTCAAGGTCAGGGTGCTGAAGGACAACACTAATTTGCGGGCCGGCCCGGCGCTCAATGTTGAAGTGGCCGGCCAGGCGGCGGCCCGGCAGGAGCTTGCGGTAAAGAGCATGGATGCGGAGTGGGTTGAGGTTATTGCCCCGACCAATATTGATTTCTGGGTGCTCGGCGATTATTTGAAAAACAACGTCGTGGTCTGCCGGCGGTCCGTCAACGTGCGCGCGGGGCCCGGCATCAATTTCAGCGTCGTCGGCCAATTGACCAACAATGCGTCTGTTGAAAGAAGGGGCGCGCATGCCGACTGGGTGAAAATCGCGCCCTCTGAATGCTGTTCGCTCTGGGTTGCCCGTTCCCTGGTCGCCTTGGTTCCGCCGCCGGTTGCTCCGGCAAGGGAGACCCGGGTAAAGCCGCCGGCTGAGCGGCCGCCGGAGAAAATAACTCCGGCGCCCAAAACCGCTCCGATTGCGGCAAGGGAAACGGCAATCCGCGAAACGCCGCCGCCGGCCGAAAAGCCCGGCCCGCCCCTGGCCGCTGAATCCGGCAAGGAGCAAACCGGGGAAGAAAAAACATCCGCGCTTGCAAAACCGCCC is a genomic window containing:
- a CDS encoding SH3 domain-containing protein codes for the protein MKKSFLSLFCCIGFAGSVFAQSPLPVKVRVLKDNTNLRAGPALNVEVAGQAAARQELAVKSMDAEWVEVIAPTNIDFWVLGDYLKNNVVVCRRSVNVRAGPGINFSVVGQLTNNASVERRGAHADWVKIAPSECCSLWVARSLVALVPPPVAPARETRVKPPAERPPEKITPAPKTAPIAARETAIRETPPPAEKPGPPLAAESGKEQTGEEKTSALAKPPLDLDLLPDVTQGQLREFEGVLRPKNFLVRSPSHFRLVGYDGGRSHTICFIKGNRAQLEALLFRKLIVSGRQYWVKRQRYPVLVPEKIILK